Proteins from one Bufo gargarizans isolate SCDJY-AF-19 chromosome 8, ASM1485885v1, whole genome shotgun sequence genomic window:
- the MAIP1 gene encoding m-AAA protease-interacting protein 1, mitochondrial isoform X2, translating to MLRSVFRLSRFCVRSPRCTLSLVPLLRPPVIHQSSGLYCGTRGLSSQSPGPSRVVVVGVPNPIIWFRTRIYFFIIRTYLDRDFSVEEFTDGAKQAFSFVSRLLSQCKFEALENLVASEILKDLKEKCSVLTDTYRNALAAESDEIMYSFPGDVAIYYDDDDIPDEELEGTKLFQVVMGNENVKDQKRILTANYEFRREFTKGVKPDWIITRIEHSKLLE from the exons ATGTTGCGTTCGGTGTTCCGGTTGTCTCGGTTTTGTGTCAGGTCACCGAGATGTACGCTGTCACTTGTTCCCCTCTTGCGGCCGCCGGTCATTCATCAGTCCTCGGGTCTCTACTGTGGGACGCGGGGGCTCAGCAGTCAGAGCCCGGGCCCCAGCCGGGTAGTAGTTGTCGGTGTCCCGAATCCCATCATCTGGTTTCGGACCAGAATCTACTTCTTCATTATCAGAACCTACCTTGACCGGGACTTCAGCGTAGAAGAATTTACTGACGGGGCCAAGCAA GCCTTCTCGTTTGTATCCAGACTGTTGTCCCAGTGCAAATTTGAAGCATTGGAAAATCTTGTGGCCAGCGAG ATCCTTAAAGACTTGAAGGAAAAATGTTCAGTGCTTACTGACACCTACAGAAATGCTCTGGCTGCAGAGTCTGATGAGATTATGTACTCTTTTCCTGGAGATGTGGCTATTTATTATGATGATGACG ATATTCCTGATGAGGAGCTAGAaggaacaaaattatttcaagtAGTAATGGGGAATGAAAATGTCAAGGACCAGAAGCGTATCCTCACCGCAAACTATGA GTTTCGCAGAGAATTTACTAAAGGAGTAAAACCAGACTGGATTATCACACGCATTGAACATTCAAAATTGTTAGAGTGA
- the MAIP1 gene encoding m-AAA protease-interacting protein 1, mitochondrial isoform X1, which yields MLRSVFRLSRFCVRSPRCTLSLVPLLRPPVIHQSSGLYCGTRGLSSQSPGPSRVVVVGVPNPIIWFRTRIYFFIIRTYLDRDFSVEEFTDGAKQAFSFVSRLLSQCKFEALENLVASEILKDLKEKCSVLTDTYRNALAAESDEIMYSFPGDVAIYYDDDGRKFVSILMRFWYMSHADIPDEELEGTKLFQVVMGNENVKDQKRILTANYEFRREFTKGVKPDWIITRIEHSKLLE from the exons ATGTTGCGTTCGGTGTTCCGGTTGTCTCGGTTTTGTGTCAGGTCACCGAGATGTACGCTGTCACTTGTTCCCCTCTTGCGGCCGCCGGTCATTCATCAGTCCTCGGGTCTCTACTGTGGGACGCGGGGGCTCAGCAGTCAGAGCCCGGGCCCCAGCCGGGTAGTAGTTGTCGGTGTCCCGAATCCCATCATCTGGTTTCGGACCAGAATCTACTTCTTCATTATCAGAACCTACCTTGACCGGGACTTCAGCGTAGAAGAATTTACTGACGGGGCCAAGCAA GCCTTCTCGTTTGTATCCAGACTGTTGTCCCAGTGCAAATTTGAAGCATTGGAAAATCTTGTGGCCAGCGAG ATCCTTAAAGACTTGAAGGAAAAATGTTCAGTGCTTACTGACACCTACAGAAATGCTCTGGCTGCAGAGTCTGATGAGATTATGTACTCTTTTCCTGGAGATGTGGCTATTTATTATGATGATGACG GAAGGAAATTTGTCAGCATACTCATGCGTTTTTGGTACATGTCGCATGCAGATATTCCTGATGAGGAGCTAGAaggaacaaaattatttcaagtAGTAATGGGGAATGAAAATGTCAAGGACCAGAAGCGTATCCTCACCGCAAACTATGA GTTTCGCAGAGAATTTACTAAAGGAGTAAAACCAGACTGGATTATCACACGCATTGAACATTCAAAATTGTTAGAGTGA